A portion of the Corynebacterium heidelbergense genome contains these proteins:
- the secA gene encoding preprotein translocase subunit SecA — MLGLNKLLRMGEGRAVKRLGAIADKVIDLEDEYAELSDQELADKTEELRTRVQEDGESLDDVLLEAFATAREASWRVLGQKHYRVQIIGGAGLHFGYVAEMKTGEGKTLTCVLPAYLNALAGKGVHVVTVNDYLAKRDAEWMGRVHRFLGLSTDVILAGKSPEQRRTAYNADITYGTNNEFGFDYLRDNMAHNVHDLVQRGHNYAIVDEVDSILIDEARTPLIISGPVDGSSQWFSAFAAIAPKMTRDIHYEVDERKKTIGVKEEGVEFVEDHLGIENLYAPEHSQLVSYLNNAIKAKELFTRDKDYIVRNGEVLIVDEFTGRILDGRRYNEGIHQAIEAKEHVEIKNENQTLATVTLQNYFRLYDKLAGMTGTAETEASELKQTYKLDVAAIPTNKPNQRIDHVDLVYKTQEAKFEAAADDIAERVEKGQPVLVGTTSVERSEYLSRLLQRRGIKHNVLNAKYHEQEAQIVAQAGRVGAVTVATNMAGRGTDIVLGGNPDIIADINLRKRGLDPVETPEEYEEAWDAEVSAARKASKEEAEKVIEAGGLYVLGTERHESRRIDNQLRGRSARQGDPGETRFYLSMRDDLITRFVGQTMEAMMTRLNIPDHEAIDSKMVSNAIKNAQAQVEGANFEMRKNVLKYDEVMNEQRKVIYRERRQILEGEDVETQIRGMLEDTIAAYVDGATREGYVEDWDLDELWHALESLYGPSFSHEELVEGTEYGAKGELSSGQLLDALVKDANDQYDELEEAVSSIAGEEQMRGMERATLLSVVDQKWREHLYEMDYLKEGIGLRAMAQRDPLVEYQREGGDMFNRMKDGIKEETVRQLFLTRKQLQRAHSVTVNDPAVDEQQTTQGA; from the coding sequence GTGCTAGGACTGAACAAACTTCTCCGGATGGGTGAAGGCCGTGCCGTCAAGCGGCTCGGAGCCATCGCAGACAAGGTCATCGACCTCGAGGACGAGTACGCCGAGCTGAGCGACCAGGAACTCGCGGACAAGACCGAGGAGCTGCGCACCCGCGTCCAGGAGGACGGCGAAAGCCTAGACGACGTGCTCCTCGAGGCCTTCGCCACCGCCCGCGAGGCATCCTGGCGCGTGCTCGGGCAGAAGCACTACCGGGTACAGATCATCGGTGGCGCGGGCCTGCACTTCGGTTACGTGGCGGAGATGAAGACCGGCGAGGGCAAGACCTTGACGTGTGTGCTCCCCGCCTACCTCAACGCGCTGGCGGGCAAAGGCGTGCACGTCGTGACCGTCAACGACTACCTGGCCAAGCGCGATGCCGAATGGATGGGGCGCGTCCACCGCTTCCTGGGGCTGAGCACCGACGTAATCCTCGCGGGCAAGTCCCCCGAGCAGCGGCGCACCGCCTACAACGCGGACATCACCTACGGCACGAACAACGAGTTCGGCTTCGACTACCTGCGCGACAACATGGCGCACAACGTCCACGACCTGGTTCAGCGCGGCCACAACTACGCCATCGTGGACGAGGTGGACTCAATCCTGATCGACGAGGCCCGCACCCCGTTGATCATCTCCGGGCCCGTTGACGGCTCTTCCCAGTGGTTCTCCGCCTTCGCGGCAATTGCGCCCAAGATGACCCGGGACATCCACTACGAAGTGGACGAGCGCAAGAAGACCATCGGTGTCAAAGAGGAGGGCGTGGAGTTCGTTGAGGATCACCTCGGCATCGAGAACCTCTATGCCCCCGAGCACTCCCAGTTGGTGAGCTACCTGAACAACGCCATCAAGGCCAAGGAGCTGTTCACCCGGGACAAGGACTACATCGTGCGCAATGGAGAGGTGCTCATTGTCGACGAGTTTACGGGGCGCATCCTGGACGGCCGGCGTTACAACGAGGGCATCCACCAGGCCATTGAGGCCAAAGAGCACGTTGAGATCAAAAACGAGAACCAGACGCTGGCCACCGTCACCCTGCAGAACTACTTCCGCCTGTACGACAAGCTGGCCGGGATGACCGGTACCGCCGAGACGGAAGCCTCCGAGCTCAAGCAGACCTACAAGCTGGACGTGGCGGCCATCCCCACGAACAAGCCCAACCAGCGCATCGACCACGTGGACCTGGTGTATAAGACCCAGGAGGCCAAGTTCGAGGCTGCCGCAGACGACATTGCCGAGCGGGTGGAAAAGGGCCAGCCCGTGCTGGTCGGTACCACCTCCGTCGAGCGATCCGAATACCTTTCCCGGCTGCTGCAGCGGCGTGGGATCAAGCACAACGTGCTCAACGCGAAGTACCACGAGCAGGAGGCCCAGATCGTCGCCCAGGCCGGGCGAGTGGGAGCCGTGACCGTGGCCACGAACATGGCCGGCCGTGGTACAGATATCGTGCTCGGCGGCAACCCGGACATCATCGCGGACATCAACCTGCGCAAGCGGGGGCTGGACCCGGTGGAGACTCCCGAGGAATACGAGGAGGCCTGGGACGCCGAGGTCAGTGCTGCTCGAAAGGCCAGCAAGGAAGAAGCGGAGAAGGTCATCGAAGCCGGCGGGCTGTACGTGCTGGGCACCGAGCGCCACGAGTCCCGCCGCATCGATAACCAGCTCCGCGGGCGCTCCGCTCGCCAGGGGGATCCCGGGGAAACCCGCTTCTACCTTTCCATGCGCGACGACCTCATCACCCGCTTCGTGGGCCAGACCATGGAAGCGATGATGACGCGGCTCAACATCCCCGACCACGAGGCCATCGACTCGAAGATGGTCTCCAACGCCATCAAGAACGCCCAAGCCCAGGTGGAGGGCGCGAACTTCGAGATGCGCAAGAACGTGTTGAAGTACGACGAGGTGATGAACGAGCAGCGCAAGGTCATCTACCGCGAGCGGCGGCAGATCCTCGAGGGGGAGGACGTGGAGACCCAGATTCGCGGGATGTTAGAGGACACGATCGCCGCGTACGTGGACGGGGCCACCCGCGAGGGTTACGTGGAGGACTGGGACTTGGACGAGCTGTGGCACGCCCTGGAGTCCCTCTACGGCCCCTCCTTCAGCCACGAAGAGCTGGTGGAGGGCACGGAATACGGCGCGAAGGGGGAGCTGTCCTCCGGCCAGCTACTGGATGCGCTCGTGAAGGATGCCAACGACCAGTATGACGAGCTGGAGGAGGCGGTGAGCTCCATCGCCGGCGAGGAGCAGATGCGCGGCATGGAGCGGGCCACCCTGCTGAGCGTTGTGGACCAGAAGTGGCGCGAGCACCTCTACGAGATGGACTACCTCAAGGAGGGCATTGGCCTGCGGGCCATGGCGCAGCGCGATCCGCTGGTGGAGTACCAGCGCGAGGGCGGGGACATGTTCAACCGGATGAAGGACGGGATCAAGGAGGAGACGGTCCGCCAGCTCTTCCTCACCCGCAAGCAGCTGCAGCGGGCCCACTCCGTGACGGTGAACGACCCGGCCGTAGACGAGCAGCAGACCACCCAGGGCGCCTAG
- the hpf gene encoding ribosome hibernation-promoting factor, HPF/YfiA family — protein sequence MSSANTKAHFAAPEENLTPEAQVEITGRNVEVPEHFADRVNTKLAKIERLDPTLRYFHVELLHEPNPRRSDESDRIQITATGKGHIARAEAKEDSFYAALEVAIGRMERSLRKVKARRKIARSGHRAPISVGEATAALVEQAKPEEQEKPGKYDVDEYADQYRPGQIVRTKEHQATPMTVDEALSEMELVGHDFYLFMNKDSGRPSVVYRRHAYDYGLIALKEG from the coding sequence ATGTCGAGCGCGAACACCAAGGCCCACTTCGCAGCGCCGGAGGAGAACCTGACCCCAGAGGCCCAGGTAGAGATCACCGGCCGCAACGTGGAGGTCCCGGAGCACTTCGCCGACCGCGTGAACACCAAACTGGCCAAGATCGAGCGCCTGGACCCCACCCTGAGGTACTTCCACGTCGAGTTGCTCCACGAACCCAACCCGCGGCGCTCCGATGAATCGGACCGCATCCAGATCACCGCCACCGGCAAGGGACACATCGCCCGCGCCGAAGCCAAGGAGGACAGCTTCTACGCCGCCCTGGAAGTGGCCATCGGCCGGATGGAGCGCTCGCTGCGCAAGGTCAAGGCGCGTCGCAAGATCGCCCGCTCCGGGCACCGAGCCCCCATCTCCGTGGGGGAGGCCACCGCCGCGCTCGTGGAACAGGCCAAGCCGGAAGAGCAGGAGAAGCCCGGCAAGTACGACGTGGACGAGTACGCCGATCAGTACCGACCCGGTCAAATCGTGCGCACCAAGGAGCACCAGGCCACCCCCATGACGGTGGACGAGGCACTCAGCGAGATGGAGCTCGTGGGCCACGACTTCTACCTGTTCATGAACAAGGACTCCGGGCGCCCCTCCGTGGTGTACCGCCGCCACGCCTACGATTACGGTCTCATCGCGTTGAAGGAGGGCTAG